AGCATTATTGGCAGTTGCACTGGCAGGTGCTGCACTCGCTTTTCTACGCTTCAATTTCTATCCGGCGAAAATTTTTATGGGTGATGCGGGATCGATGTTTTTGGGATTCGCTCTCGGCGTGATCTCGTTGGAAGGAACAATGAAAGGGGCTACGATCATTTCATTAGTCGTGACTGTCCTGGCAGTAGGCTTGCCCGTCGTAGACACCGTGCAGGTCATCATCAGTAGGCTTTTGGCAGGCTCCCCCATGTACCAAGCGGATCGCCGACATGTTCATCATCGGCTCATGTCCCGGGGGTTGTCAACGAAGCAGACGGTCATCATTTTGTATATGGTGAGCTTGCTGTTCTCCGTCTTGGCAGTGTTTTTGTTTTACAGTCAATAATCAAATGGGGTCAAAGAAAAAGAAACGATTACGGCCTGTCTTTTTAGCCTGATAAAGTGCTTTGTCTGCATTGCTCAACAGCTGTTCAGCTTCGCTTGCAGATGCCGGATAGAGGGCAATGCCTATGCTTGTCGAAAACGGTATGGTCCGGTCCTCAATCATCCAAGGCTCTTGCGTCGCCAGCAGGATACGATTTGCAATTTTTTCAACCTGACGTTCAGAGTGAATGCCGGTCAGGACGATGACAAACTCGTCTCCACCCAGCCGTGCGACGATATCGCCATCTCGAACAGATGACTTGAGGCGTGTAGCGAGCATTTGCAAAAACAGATCTCCTGTGTCGTGACCCCATGTATCGTTGATTTCTTTAAAGCGGTCACAGTCCAAATAGAGGGCAGCGACCATCTCCTCTTTTGATTGGGCAGCACGTAGAGCTTGCTGGAGCTTTTCGGAGAGGAGGCGCCTGTTCGGCAATCCCGTAAGCACATCATGATACGCCATATAGGCCAGCTGTGACTCCAGGTTTGTGCGCTCAGTAACATCGCGGGTAATGGAAAAGACATGCGTGCATACACCATTGCTATCGTAGACAGGAGAAAGAATGGATTCGCCAATGATGTCACCATTTGCAGTAAAATGGATCGGACTCCCGCTTTTTACAGCTTGTGTGTACATGTGCTGTAATAAGCTGGCTTTTTCATGAGGATACACGTCGTCAAACGTTTTTCCGTATGCTTCCTCGCTCAATAGGGCGACGTGCATAGCGGATGGATTCATC
The window above is part of the Brevibacillus brevis NBRC 100599 genome. Proteins encoded here:
- a CDS encoding diguanylate cyclase domain-containing protein; protein product: MVKKFDITTLISQHGDILTSLFDHMSDMFFLMAVEQDADGEYLFRYVLMNPSAMHVALLSEEAYGKTFDDVYPHEKASLLQHMYTQAVKSGSPIHFTANGDIIGESILSPVYDSNGVCTHVFSITRDVTERTNLESQLAYMAYHDVLTGLPNRRLLSEKLQQALRAAQSKEEMVAALYLDCDRFKEINDTWGHDTGDLFLQMLATRLKSSVRDGDIVARLGGDEFVIVLTGIHSERQVEKIANRILLATQEPWMIEDRTIPFSTSIGIALYPASASEAEQLLSNADKALYQAKKTGRNRFFFFDPI